Genomic segment of Sarcophilus harrisii chromosome 4, mSarHar1.11, whole genome shotgun sequence:
ataatatagctaaattccagaactatcaaatcaaggagaaaatactggaagcagccagaaacaattcaagtatcctGATAAATTAGGATTACCTGGTAGAGgattcttagggagttaattgatgatttgttcaatttctttttccaaaatgcactatttaagtattttattttctcttctgtaattaGTATAGTCTATATTTTTGTCAAGACATCACTCCATGATATCACTGGTCCTCCTCAAAAATGAACAATGAACAACAGGAAGTGGAGCCATGTGGTATAGTGGAAGGATAGGTATTTTGATATCAAAGATCttagttcttttactttttctaccACTTATTTTGGGGGAACTTAAGGCGAGTTGTCAACTCTCtctaaaactcaatttttttttttttattttcaaaatgaaggtGATTGGAGTACGTGACCATTAAAGATCTTTAGAAGTTTCTACATCTAAAATCTTATATAGTTCCCTTGATAAACTATAACATCTTTGAGGATCAGATCTGTTTCATTATTTGCTTTGTGTTGCCAGAAATTTGCAGTGTCAATAATGATTTTTGCCTTGCCTTGATCACATTTCCcttttattcatttcaataaacAACACACTGGGGCTCAATGAATTCTAATTTAAAGTTGCTTTCCTAAGAATCAATATCATATGAAGTCtaagttcttaaatttttccagTTTAAGTAGCAAAAAAACTTAGTCAAGTAAAGAGAAATGCTTTATAGTACACAGCTCAATTCCTTTGAAAGTATTTAGAAAATGTTGCAATACTATTCAGAAATAGTCTCTAGTGAAAGAAATAGTACTCTAGTGAAAGCTCAAGCATAACAATTGTAGGATTTGGTTTCCACCAAGGGTACCCAAGAGTGATATAAGGTAAAGTCCTCAGTTATAAGGAAGACACACTTTGTTCAACATTTTAATATTCAACTTACAAAtcacatcaaaaataaaatcatgttttCTAACAAGTGGGTTCTGCATTGACATacacaaaattattaaaatatttcatatctatctatctacatatatgaTTTAATTcctaaagatttaaaataaatacaatcacaatctattttttaaatttactgtaTTTTTTACTGGAtgaaaaaggaaactacatcccatggaATTGAGTACTATACagcaaaaagtaagaaaaagtttCTGTAGGTTTTCCATtctcaaagaggtccatgacatcaggaaggtgatgccatgacatgtaagtaaGGGGTGGGGtgtgcaaagtcatcaatctCATCTTTTCTTCCAGTCATGTAGGTCCAGTAGCAAGACGTAGATCAGGAAAGCTGAAGAGGACATGGAAGTAATGGGAAAGTCTGGTCCAATGCCCAATCATTTATTAAGGCTAGGTATCCAGAGATTGTTTTTTGTCCTTAAAGAGAATCATGACATGAGAGGTATGATGAcaggaattgaaaataaattgcATTTTAATAAGGGACAGTTGTGTAAACTCACATGAGTCTATTATGAACATCATAGGAGTTTATATGAAAAGTATAACATAAGTAGTTGCAACATATTTGATAACATGTCCTAGACAATAGCTTTACATTTATACatctgtatacacatacatgcatatatattgcaAGTATAACCTAAAATTGGGCCAGCTAGATGAGGTACTGTgaagagtgctgggcttggattaaggaagactcatctttgtgagtttgaatctgacctcaggcacttaggcactgtgtaaacttgggcaaatcacttacacTGTTTGTTTTagttccttctttgtaaaatggagaagaaaatggcaaaccactccagcatctttcctaggaaaacctcaaatgcatcaagaagagttggacacaactgattGACAACCTAAAACCACTCCTGTCCCATAttaattttatgactttttaaagattattaaagTAGTCTCATATTAATTAGGTTTAAGGAAAtagtttaaaaagcaaattaaattctGCTGTTACTGCTGCATTGGTAATATATTATtgaatcatattattattaatgaggtGTGCTTGATATAGTGGATGTAATTATGGGTTTtaagtcagtaagacctgaatacagatccagcctcagacatttgtaatcttagacaaatcacttcaattctttttctctgtttcctcagcAGTAAAGTGGGGGTAATATAGCACCCAATCTCTAGGTTTCATgtggaaaatcactttaaaaaatatttgtgaaacatttagcacagtgcctggtaagGAAAATATGTAAATGGTTGTgatttttattaatgaagaaGTAGCATAAGAAACAACGATAAAATGCATTTACATTACAAAAAGCACCTGTGTAGCATAAGGTAACTTAGATAGTTCCACCATTAattggaatataaagaaagacaagaacTTTTAAGGCAGAAAACCATTGCTACTGAATGAATTCCTTTCCTAGGAAGACAGCATCATTATAAGTTGTAAGTGGGATTGATCCTTCCCAtcaccttgttttttttttttttttttttaaaaaaaggaaaaaagaaaaacagaaaaaataacaacaaaaatttagaacagaatagacctgaaatacaattattaactgtacaatgaaacatttaaatttattatatgtgaaaaaatatttaaaaacttaaaggaagaaaagatattatAGATGTTCTTAGAAGGAAACAGAACAGGAAATATAGGTGCCTTATCTATTAGAAATGAAAGGCTAAAGGAGGGAGGATATGAGACATTATAATATGttcattagagaagaaaaaaaatgttacctcagtctaagaaaggaaaaatgaacaaaattaaatgtagaaTGAGAAAAGACAGGAACAGGATTACAGCATTGAAGACAGCTGGAAAATACATTCCCATATAACTTATGgtaaataaatttcattaaacATGAACCTGAAATTGGAATTGGGACTAAATGGGAAGAGGATacttttatttcataataattcACCTATTCCGTTATTAACTTTGTTCCACATTTTTAACTTCTATctaaaaccttattttttttgagaaaacaaaTCTATTGTTGAAGAGTGACCTCTGAAGACTTCCCCAGTGACAATCAGTTTAATTGCTCTTCTAAACCAAGGGTAAAAGAAAGCATATATCAGAGGGTTCATGGCTGAGTTATAATAAGCAAACCAAAgtaaaatttcataaatatatgcTGGGGTGATAAACCCTACAAATGCATCAATTATTGAGTCTATAAAGTATGGCAACCATGAAATCAGAAATGCAATCACTGCAATGCCCAGGGTTTTGGctgcttttttctccctcttaaacACTCTGGCTTTGTAACCCTCTGAGGATGACTCAGTTTTGCTACTCAAGCTTTCAATCTTTCTAGCCTGTTGTTTAGCTACTAGAAAAATCTTACAATAAAGAATGACCATAACTAGAGTGGGaatgaaaaacaacagaaagtcTATCAATACCCAGGTTTGATTCACAGCAATCTGACAACCTCCCACACAGGTGAGAGCACTTACTAATTCCTCCAGTCCTGCATCATTGGCACCTGTGTAAAGAAGTGAAAAGCTAAATGCAATAGCAAGGAACCAGGACAGGAGAATGCATTGTCCTGAAACTGACAGAGTGAATTTGGTTGGATATACCAGAGGATCAGTGATAGCAATGTATCTATCAATGGAAATGAAGCAtaagtgaaaaatagaagaataacaAAATGATCCTTCAAAACAAGAGTGAAATTTACAGTAACTCTCCCCAAAGTACCAGCAACTCTCCACAGACCTCACCATGCTGAAGGGCATCACAGTGGCTCCCACCAAAAAGTCAGCACAAGCCAAGGAGGCAATGAGAAAATTGGCAGGAGAATGCAGTTGCTTGAAGTGAATGATTGAAACCATGACCAGAAGGTTTCCTAAGACAGCTAGCAGAGTTCCTGAGCCAAATGCCAGGTAGAGGATGACTCGGGGTCCAGAGGAATAGGAAGTTTTAATGCAGGACCCATTGATGCTCTCATAGCAGAGTTCTAGAGCTGCAGAATGGGACCCATTGTTGTTGATTGCCATTCTTTTCTGCTAGCTTCTAAATATCTTTTCCTGGTAATCATACAAAAGTTATCATTAACATTTCCAATATacctgaaaaaaagataaatgcatATCTGTACAAAATCAAATACTATCCTTCATGAATTATGATCCACTTTTCTGggttaatatttgaaaagtacttaaCACTTTGCCGGACACAGTAGGAACTATAAAAATAGttaatctcttctccctttcctataAAAACTGAtgcctcccttcccccttatATTCAATGTGTCCATTTTACTCAGAACTGCTTCCTCTAATCTAAAAACCATTAAATATATAGTTTAGAATAAGTATACTAAAGACCATCAAAGCTTATCTTCCTGgtaacatttatcattctgctaTACCTGTGACAAGCTTCTCTGCAAAGTTCAGTGAGATACCAGAAAATTCCTCAGTTCAAGGGTCACCTTTTATTACTTTGTCCTTTTTCATATTGTCAACTCTGAGTTAATGCCCAAAGTACCCCAACCTTTCTGGAGCTCAGCCAAAGAAGTACCAGAAAACTCCTAAGATAAGATCCCTATAGGCTTAGGTGTGAACTAGGAGAAGAAACTTTTTCCCAGTAACTTTTGGTTAGGAATTtactttgactttgttttgttgttgtttactctCTAATTACATAAATCATCCACTTTGTTTTGTaagatttgtatatgtatgtatttttaattgttctatggattttttatattctaatttatgGTGAATTTACTGgcattaaatatacatacacaattctcccacatacatatttgtatatgtgtttatttatacacatgtatgaAATGCTGGTATATACATGGTTGTATACACAAAAGTAGCTATATGTTTGTGtgagtatattatatacatagctTCTAAAGCTTAAATTTCAGAGTATCTTTTAGAATACTCTGATCACATTtgtataaaaagatatatatctttttatacacacatacatatatacacacatatatagatagatggatataagtatgcacacattcacacaaatgtgtgtatattttaatagtttctcCTAATCATTAAACAAAATCTGTAGTTTCTTACGTATAAATAGGTTGACCATGTTAAGGCATAACTCCCCAATAACATTTTAGAAGTTTTTTCCTTGATAGCTGAAATCCAAATGTAAATATAGTAGCAATTATAATTTACATATCTGAAGCCTTTTTAGTTCTGATCTGTCTGAATATAATtagttttattgacagaatcttaaagaacaactaattatttccatattacatTGAGGCAAGAGAGGAAGATTTTATTGAAAATTCTGAATATATAGttcatacataaacatataaatatacatatatacacacatgtatacttCATCAATATGAGAAACTTCCACCGTGAACACATCTTTCTATAAAACAAATCGACAAATATTGTATAATTTACAATGTTGTATAATTCTAGGTAAGGTACTTAAAGgctaaaatattctatttcaaaAAACAGAATGTGTCAGAATTCAGAGCTTTATGATTACAAAGCAAGTCTTTTTTCTACAATTCAGTGCTGCCCCTCTATACTTATGTTGTCACAAAACTATTAATGCCATTTTAAACTTTAAGAGCTTAAGAATACAATAAGAATTTTGGGATATCctgtatacataattatacacaatatatattatatatgtttatatgtatatacaacacatatacacatccatACTATTTGAGTATactcaaatataaatttatactaTTTGAGTAGCTAGATGTGTAATGGCTACAATGctgacctggagtcaagaaaatttattttcctcatactttctagctgtgtgaccctgaacaagtcacttaactctgtttgcttgaGTTCCTCAATAAGAAATAAGCTTCAAATAAGCTGtcaaataaattgggaaaaaagaaatgacaaatcactagTATCTCtaacaagaaaattccaaaaagaatcaagaagagtcatacatgactgcAGCTGCTGAATAAAAAGAACCTGTTAAAATGAGCACAGTTTCTAAGGAGTACAGACTTTTCTCAAACACAGGACAGGGAAAAAACCAATGTCTCAAGGCAATGCCACTCTGGATACATCTAGACTGTCTACCCCAAGCTGACTAGAAAGGGAATAATGCCTCTAAGCACATAGTATTTATAGCTCCaggtcattttcttttgttcttctaatagCCAATGGAAGCATCAACTTGTCCTATCAGCCTGTTTTTATTTCAAATGCTAATGTTGAAGCAATGGCCCTTTAGAGCTTTATCCAAGTTCCTGGAGATGCTGGACCTTTAGTGAAACCTACTCAACTTCCTACCACCACTGGCAATATCATAACTGACAGCTGTCACCATTTTCAAGGGAAAGAGCCACTTCTTCTTCCTGACCCCTAACTCTATTGAAACGATTGTGGAGGCTAGCTggaagggaaaaagtcagaaataaaatCATGAGTAAAAGTTCCAGAAAACTTCTCTAAAGTAGattcttgataaatgcttattgactgattaatttaTTGACTGAAGCTAAATCTTCTTCCAGTCAAATCAGGTCAATGTGCTTGGTCAAGCATCCCATTTCTGGGATGCAAGGTAGGTCTTCAGCGCCTACCTTCCAAAGGTAAGACAGAAGCTAAGTGAATGTAACTGAAGGATAACTGGACCTGGACTCagaaagacctgtattcaaatactgccacttattagctgtataactccaggcatgtcatttaaccattccttggctcagtttcttcatctgtaaaatggacctaATAATAGGATCTATCTCCCTGTGTTGTTGTGAGGTTAAATACTATTTGGAActcactctataaatgctagtaTTTTGATatcgttattattattattattgtatctcTACTTTCATTGGAATTTTTAGTTAGCGTGGTAAATTTTTAATTTAGGGTGATAAATTTGGTAGGATGCTTTCTGCTGATAAAGGGGGCTATGCCTCCCCTGAAACAGAGATGACTTGGAAGAAAGTTTGTATGTAAATAAGATATTGTGGTTCATAAGACAAAtagcaatagctaacatttacatagtattttaaagtttttcaagcatttctccagggtcacacagctattaagtatctgttgTAGCATTGAAATTGGGGTCTTTCTCTCCAAGTCTGTTTTTCTACCACTTACACCAATCAGTTGCATCCCTCTGCCAGGCAAGAACTGGGCCATGGGCTTGGATCCTACCAAGGGGATACATGACTAAGGACCAATACATAATCTAGATGTTACCTGTGCATCTCCAATTGAACGTATCTAAAGCAAACTTCACTCTCCTTCCTCTCTGGTATATAATCCTCTCAACTTTCCTATGTCCATCAAAAGCATTCTTTTGTCACCTAGGTTCACAACCTCAATTCATCATTGAATATTTATTCTACCTAGTCTGTTTCAGGAACTGGGGCCCTAAGAATTACTTTCAATTCTTAGTTCTTAACCATCCCACATATTCAAAGAGTTGAACTAATATCTTGCTATTTCTACTACTTCAAgttgtctctgtctatctgttcACACAGTTATAACCCTAGTTTATTTGGATGGGTATGTCTTAGTTTCTGGGGCCACTATGGACTTGTAAGAAAATATCATCATCCCTTTTGCAGCCCCTACACCCTTGGCAATATAATCACCTTTAACATCTCTTGCTTGGATTACTATAATAAACTCCAAGTTGCTCTCCCTGACTCAAAATTTTGCTTTCTCTTATTCATTTTCCACATAGCTACTGAAGTGATTTTCATAAAGCACAGGTCTTGAACATATCACTTCCTACTCAGCATGGCCTCTATGGGCAAATAgaaattccaaatttattttaaactttctatACAAACTCATTCCTTACCACCCTTCTAGCTTTCTCTCTTGCTTCTCAGTTCTTTATAATTTAACCAAAAGAACTATTTTATTCACTTACACTATGTCTTCCGTCTCTTTGCCTTTGCATTAGCTGTCTTCTACACTGAAAGGTAGTCATTACCTGTCTCTAAGAAGACCTTTGTTTCCTTTCAAATTCAGGTCAAGTGAAACTTTCTACATAAAGTTTTTCCTAATCCCCATCAACTTCAAATGTCCTTCCCTCTAAATTACCTTATAGTTATTTGTGATATGTTTATTTATACATACGTTGTATCCTGAGGGCAATGGCTGTTTTATGTCCATCTTTATGTCTATGACACATTGAGGTAATTCCTGGCACATGGTTTTTAGAAAGTGCTTATAGATTGATGATCATcatagtttttaatgttttttcccccttaaatccttggaagaggaaggggaagataaTGAAATAGCATTGCTTAATTAAGACAATAAGAAGCAAGTAGGAAATAAATTTACAGAAAACTTTGCAAGTGATCTAATTTGGCTAGATCATCTTAAGAGTATTACCAATGAAACGAAGtgggggacaaaaaaaaaaaaaaaagaaaaaatggaaaagaaatgttaATGTTTCCACAGGCTCATAATTGAGTACAGAGCCATCTTATTTGATCTCTACTGTCAcaatctttgatttattttttttaataatgattttttctaAAAGGATATTAAAGTCCAGGAAGATGGGAAGAACATCCTGATTAGACcaaatatacatgtacaaaatTATTGATTAGGGACATATAATGTCTAAGGTTGGGACAGTTAAAAAAATCAGACCCTGTTACTCAAATTACTCAATTTTAAgtattattcaaattatttactCATTACTATTACTCAAAAATGAGATCAATAAAATACCACTAACTACTATAATATACATCCTTTCTACTCTCTATAAAATCTCAAATCTGTGACTGAACCATGTTCCAGGCAAGTTGTCAAGTTGTCAAGTATGTGACtgtgcatatgtgtgcatatgcatgcactctctctgtctctctgtctctctgtctctctttcacacacacacatacacacacacacacacacacacacacacatatacttcaGTTCAACATTTTGGCTACTCATCTACATAAAACGACCTGGTCAATAGCTATTCTTTATCTACTTTTTATTGTTATGCTGAATTGTTTCTACATAATTATAAATTCATTGACTgggtttatatgtacatatacatattcacagtATAATCACTAGTAGACAAAAGATTTATcctatgattaaaaataaataaaatgtacaaGATTACCTGTGAGAAATTGTTTGGTATTTTCTGAAACAAAAGCTAATCTCTTTTTCATAAATAAGTCTTTTTCTGGCAAAATAATCTATTCACacattattaagcacctgtcTTGTGCCAGGCCTCCACTAGGTTTTGagcataaatgaataaaaatgaaaatattcactACCCTAAAGAAGTATACATTCTATGTGGGAAAACAATaggtgtacatgtatacatataagaatattaaagttcataaaaataaaaacaatatcctTTTGAGAAATGAAGAAGTCATAAAAATGTTGATTCTACTGTCAgagaacctagattcaaatctatTATTTAGAACCTCTGTGATTCTGATGTTCAATCTctgggctttaatttcttcatttcttaaaaaagcaaaagagatttGAAATAGGTGGTATCTGAGATCATTGTTTTGGCTCTAGTTTTGGGATCATTTGAATCATTTGAAGCGTAATAATAACTACTCTCTATAAGATTATATTAGAGTTGAACTTTAAAAGATGTTAGGGACTCTAAAAGGCAGAAGTGACAAGGAAATGCATTCCAGGCTTGGGGGCAGTCTGCACAAAAGCATTGTGTAGATAGAATTTTGTGGTTAAAGCAGAGAAGAGACAGCTTGGCTGATGTTAGAATACATGACGGTAAGTCATATATAGTATTACCTACAAAGGAGACTGGAGCCAacatggaaagaacattaaataacaaacagaagaatttgtatttgattttcagagaaaataaggaataaatagATTATTGAATTGTGAACTGATGTCATTTTTTAGGAATGTCAGCATGGCAGACTTTGACAGTGCTATGGAGGATGAATTtgaaatagaagaaatgtgaGGAAAGATGCTCAATTTGAATGGTATGGAAATAGTTCAGGTTGATAGTGATAACAGGCTAAACACAATGGGGGCTTCATGATTTGAGAGTGATGGATGGAAGATATGTTGGGATAGTAAATCGAACAGATTTGCCAACAGATTAGATTTGTATAATGAGGTAGAATGAGGAGTTAGGGATGATTTCAGTTTTGCAACCctgtttaatagttttcttgacagaaataacTAAGTTCAGAATAAGAatagttcttcttcttcttctttttctttctttctttcttttttttttttttttaaggaaaaaacattttcacattagtcatgttgtgaaagaatcaaAACAGAAGGGAacaaccatgagaaagaaaaacacaaaaacaaaaaaaatatattattatatgcttcaatctgcatgcaagttccataattctttctctggatgtggataacattttctattatgagtcttttggaattgttttagattattgtattgctgagaagagtaaTGTCTATCAAAGTTAATCAttcatacaatgttgctattactgtgtacagtgttctcttggttctgctcattttacttagtatcagttcatgtaagttttcccaggtttttctgaaattatcctgcttatcatttcttatagaataaaaatatcccactgcattcatattcacaatttattcagccattcctcaatggatagtcatccccttgatttccattTATTTGCCTAACAAGGAGAGcagctagaaatatttttgtacatatgggtcctttgccatttttaatgatctctttgggatacagcatagtttgatagccctttgggcatagttccaaattgctctccagaatggctggatcagttcacaactccatcaacaatgcattagtgttccagtgtTTCCACATCCTTttttaacatacatacatacatacaaatatacatacatacatatatatatatacatatatataattattttcttctttctttaatctctttgggggcATTAGTAGGTTATAAGGTACCAACAGTTTCATAAATGTGGAGCCAGAGTTCCCTACTGTTTtgcagaatggttaaatcagttatAGCTCCATCAAAAATACATCAATATATTTAATTTCCCATATTACTTAGCACCATATGtaattttccattgtttttcaattttgtcaGCCTGATAGATGTGAGTTGAAATCTCATGaattacatttttcatttgtataatcATTAGTGacagtacatttaaaaaatttaccaaTTGATaccttgaatttcttcctttgagaactgTATGCATATGCTTTGCTTGTTAACAGTTGGAAAATGATTCATTCTTATTCATTCTAAATAATTCTttcttattatattcattcattcttatttataatataattaattcctTCTCATGAAAGTCTTATCAGAAAATTTTCGTACAAAAATTGCCCTCTGTTGtcagttttcctaataattttagttgcattttaactaattttatgtaattatgatTATCTATTTGACTTCTGTGTTCTTCTTAACCTATTGTTTGAGAGTAATGGATGGAAGATATGTTGGGATAGTAAATCAAATAGATTTAggattcttcttttatataatgatCTAAAAGGTAttccttctaatttgcttataatatcatcttTTATATCTAACTAATGTATTCATTCATTGTTTCATATTAAAATCCGTGTTGCGTGTATTGACATATTGTCAGTAATTAGCTTCCAGTTTCCCCCATTACTTTTTGGCCCTGTAACAGGGATTTTTGCTTTTACTAAACACTTGGCTAATGTATATTGCTTCTGTATATTGTAGGCctaatctttttatatttgttcataGTGTTCCTTCT
This window contains:
- the LOC116423592 gene encoding trace amine-associated receptor 7a-like — its product is MAINNNGSHSAALELCYESINGSCIKTSYSSGPRVILYLAFGSGTLLAVLGNLLVMVSIIHFKQLHSPANFLIASLACADFLVGATVMPFSMVRSVESCWYFGESYCKFHSCFEGSFCYSSIFHLCFISIDRYIAITDPLVYPTKFTLSVSGQCILLSWFLAIAFSFSLLYTGANDAGLEELVSALTCVGGCQIAVNQTWVLIDFLLFFIPTLVMVILYCKIFLVAKQQARKIESLSSKTESSSEGYKARVFKREKKAAKTLGIAVIAFLISWLPYFIDSIIDAFVGFITPAYIYEILLWFAYYNSAMNPLIYAFFYPWFRRAIKLIVTGEVFRGHSSTIDLFSQKK